One stretch of Corynebacterium auriscanis DNA includes these proteins:
- the betA gene encoding choline dehydrogenase, with the protein MGFFNFKKNDTTGEIVEDRKRDYVIVGGGSAGSVMANRLTESGSEDVMVLEAGRPDSLWDLFIHMPAAFSFPIGNKYYDWAYESEPEPEMNGRRIYHARGKVLGGSSSVNGMIFQRGNPMDYEKWGKLPGLEKWDYAHVLPYFNKMETALAADPNDPRRGHNGPLKLTRGPATSPLFQAFFRSAQQAGYNLTNDVNGYRQEGFAPFDRNIFHGKRMSAARAYLHPILNRKNLDVRTRAFVTKVLVETNAATGAAKATGVEYEWKGKKHRVYADKIILSGGAFNTPQLLQLSGIGDRAVLERAGVEVKKHLPGVGANLQDHLEVYVQYNCTQPVSSQPYYKMINRPKIGLQWLLTKKGPVASSHFEAGGFARSNEKEAYPNLMFHFLPMAIRYDGSQPEGEHGFQFHVGPMYSDTQGHVHIKSADPKEKPEIIFNYLATDQDRREWVEAVRVSRRLLDTPAMKEYTDGEISPGPSVETDEEILEWVRNDAETALHPSCTAKMGAADDDMAVVDPETMQVHGVEGLHVVDASAMPIITNGNIYAPVMMLAEKAADLIQGKQPLDPINVPFYQAGKDMPLYAEGEAVRDHIQAIPGADH; encoded by the coding sequence ATGGGTTTTTTTAATTTCAAGAAGAATGACACAACCGGCGAAATCGTCGAAGACCGCAAGCGCGACTACGTCATCGTTGGTGGCGGTTCCGCTGGCTCCGTTATGGCGAACCGCCTGACCGAATCCGGCAGTGAAGACGTCATGGTTTTGGAGGCAGGCCGCCCCGATTCGTTGTGGGATTTGTTCATCCACATGCCCGCCGCCTTCTCCTTTCCCATCGGTAACAAGTACTACGACTGGGCCTACGAGTCCGAGCCAGAACCAGAGATGAACGGTCGCCGCATCTACCACGCCCGCGGCAAGGTGTTGGGTGGATCCAGTTCCGTCAACGGCATGATCTTCCAACGGGGTAACCCGATGGACTACGAGAAGTGGGGCAAGCTTCCAGGATTGGAGAAGTGGGATTACGCCCACGTATTGCCGTACTTCAACAAGATGGAAACCGCACTCGCCGCTGATCCAAACGATCCACGCCGCGGCCACAACGGTCCCCTAAAGCTGACGCGCGGCCCCGCGACCAGCCCACTATTTCAGGCATTCTTCCGCTCCGCACAACAGGCGGGCTACAACCTGACTAACGATGTGAACGGCTACCGCCAGGAGGGCTTCGCTCCTTTCGACCGCAACATCTTCCACGGCAAGCGCATGTCTGCGGCCCGCGCCTACCTGCACCCCATCTTGAACCGCAAGAATCTGGACGTCCGCACGCGTGCTTTCGTCACCAAGGTTCTCGTCGAGACCAACGCTGCCACCGGTGCCGCTAAAGCCACAGGCGTGGAGTACGAGTGGAAGGGCAAGAAGCACCGCGTCTACGCCGACAAGATCATCCTCAGCGGTGGTGCCTTCAATACCCCACAGCTACTGCAGCTGTCCGGCATCGGCGACCGAGCCGTGCTGGAGCGGGCCGGCGTCGAGGTAAAGAAGCACCTGCCAGGCGTGGGCGCCAACCTTCAGGACCACCTTGAGGTGTACGTGCAGTACAACTGCACCCAACCTGTGAGCTCCCAGCCGTACTACAAGATGATCAATCGCCCAAAGATCGGCTTGCAGTGGCTGCTAACGAAGAAGGGACCGGTAGCATCCTCGCACTTCGAGGCCGGTGGCTTCGCGCGTTCCAACGAGAAAGAGGCCTACCCGAACCTCATGTTCCACTTCCTGCCAATGGCGATCCGCTACGACGGTTCCCAACCGGAAGGTGAGCACGGATTCCAGTTCCACGTGGGCCCGATGTACTCCGATACGCAGGGACACGTGCACATCAAGTCCGCTGATCCGAAGGAAAAGCCGGAGATCATCTTCAACTACCTCGCAACCGACCAAGATCGTCGCGAGTGGGTAGAGGCCGTGCGCGTATCCCGTCGCTTGCTGGATACCCCAGCCATGAAGGAATACACAGACGGCGAGATCTCCCCCGGCCCATCCGTGGAGACCGACGAGGAGATTCTGGAGTGGGTCCGCAACGATGCCGAAACCGCTCTGCACCCTTCCTGCACCGCAAAGATGGGCGCAGCCGATGACGACATGGCGGTTGTCGACCCCGAGACGATGCAGGTCCACGGTGTTGAAGGGCTGCACGTGGTGGATGCCTCCGCTATGCCAATCATCACCAACGGCAATATCTACGCGCCAGTGATGATGCTCGCCGAGAAGGCCGCCGATCTGATTCAGGGCAAGCAACCACTGGATCCGATTAACGTGCCGTTTTACCAGGCGGGTAAGGATATGCCTTTGTACGCCGAAGGTGAGGCCGTCCGCGATCACATTCAAGCAATCCCCGGGGCTGACCACTAG
- the trmD gene encoding tRNA (guanosine(37)-N1)-methyltransferase TrmD, which produces MRIDVVTIFPEYLDPFRHALLGKAIENGILQVGVHNLRQWTHDVHQAVDSTPCGGGPGMVMKPDVWGPALDDVAAGTGPAAATADLVSATPHKGAVTAGGVELKRPEAPQGDKPLLVVPTPAGAQFTQEMAARWSQERHVVFACGRYEGIDQRVVEDAENRYRVEEVSIGDYVLIGGEVAVLVMAEAMVRLIPGVLGNRASHEEDSFQDGLLEGPSYTRPREWRGLEVPEVLFSGNHAKIEQWRREQSLLRTRQRRPELLEQVELSTSDRQVLGWD; this is translated from the coding sequence ATGCGAATCGATGTTGTAACGATCTTCCCCGAATACCTCGATCCCTTCCGCCATGCCCTCCTCGGCAAAGCAATAGAAAACGGGATCTTGCAAGTCGGCGTGCATAACCTGCGCCAGTGGACCCATGATGTGCATCAAGCAGTGGACTCCACTCCCTGTGGCGGGGGCCCCGGCATGGTCATGAAGCCGGATGTGTGGGGGCCAGCGCTGGACGACGTTGCCGCGGGGACGGGCCCAGCGGCCGCGACTGCAGACCTCGTGAGTGCCACGCCGCATAAGGGTGCGGTGACAGCGGGGGGCGTCGAATTAAAAAGGCCAGAAGCCCCACAAGGCGATAAACCCCTGCTTGTCGTACCCACACCGGCCGGGGCGCAGTTCACACAGGAGATGGCGGCGCGATGGTCTCAGGAGCGTCACGTGGTTTTTGCGTGCGGTCGCTACGAGGGGATCGACCAGCGCGTGGTGGAGGATGCGGAAAACCGCTACCGGGTGGAGGAAGTGAGTATCGGCGATTACGTGCTGATCGGGGGAGAAGTCGCTGTGCTGGTGATGGCTGAGGCGATGGTGCGACTCATTCCCGGAGTGCTGGGCAACCGCGCCAGCCACGAGGAAGACAGCTTCCAAGACGGTCTGCTGGAAGGCCCTAGTTACACCCGGCCCCGAGAGTGGCGGGGGCTGGAGGTCCCAGAGGTCCTGTTCAGTGGAAACCACGCCAAGATCGAGCAGTGGCGCCGGGAGCAGTCCCTGCTGCGGACACGGCAAAGGCGACCGGAGTTGCTGGAACAAGTGGAGCTCAGCACATCCGATCGCCAAGTCTTGGGCTGGGATTAA
- the rimM gene encoding ribosome maturation factor RimM (Essential for efficient processing of 16S rRNA), which produces MDTQLQIGRVIKPHGVRGELVVEATTDHPELRFAVGTELTGKQAGKTRILTIAKVRPHQGRLLVTFEEIADRTEAETLRGLRFFADPVEDLDEEAFYDHQLEGLRVLNCGNVDAETANARAYEGAQPEPLDIGEVTGVLHTPAGTTLEVTIDADTPLPTAGLTVLVPFRHAIVPIVDLENDALVITPPDGLLELM; this is translated from the coding sequence ATCGATACCCAGTTGCAGATCGGGCGCGTTATCAAGCCCCACGGCGTTCGTGGCGAATTGGTGGTAGAAGCAACGACGGACCACCCCGAGTTGCGTTTCGCAGTTGGCACCGAGCTGACGGGAAAGCAAGCGGGGAAAACCCGAATTCTTACCATCGCCAAGGTGCGCCCACACCAGGGTCGCCTGCTGGTGACTTTTGAGGAGATCGCCGATCGCACCGAAGCGGAAACCCTCCGCGGCCTGCGATTCTTCGCAGACCCAGTGGAAGATCTTGACGAGGAGGCCTTTTACGACCACCAACTAGAGGGCCTCCGCGTGCTGAACTGTGGCAACGTGGACGCGGAGACCGCCAACGCCCGCGCCTACGAAGGCGCGCAACCGGAACCCCTGGATATCGGCGAGGTCACAGGCGTGCTCCACACACCTGCAGGCACCACATTGGAAGTAACCATCGACGCGGACACCCCATTGCCGACTGCTGGGCTTACGGTACTCGTCCCCTTCCGCCACGCTATCGTGCCCATCGTTGATTTGGAAAACGACGCCCTCGTCATCACCCCACCCGACGGCCTCTTGGAGCTAATGTGA
- the gdhA gene encoding NADP-specific glutamate dehydrogenase: protein MNVDQTVKEYYDQILQRNAGEPEFHQAVAEVLQSLKYVLHKDSTYGEYGLIERMCEPERQIIFRVPWIDDQGNVRVNRGFRVQFNSVLGPYKGGLRFHPSVNLGIIKFLGFEQIFKNSLTGLPIGGGKGGSDFDPKGKSDREIMAFCQSFMTELQRHIGDKVDVPAGDIGVGSREIGFLFGQYRRINGRHENGVLTGKGLNWGGSLVRTEATGYGCVYFTQEMMAARGKRLDGARVIVSGSGNVAIYAIEKAQELGATVVAFSDSSGYVYCPEGVDVDLLREVKEVQRGRVSDYANAIDHAEFRENGNIWEVEAEVALPCATQNELDGESAKMLADNGCMFVAEGANMPCTPEAIEVFRKRKMSFAPGKAANAGGVATSALEMQQNASRDSWSFEYTDKRLRNIMRNIFKVTAETAEEFDQPGNYVAGANIAGFRKVADAMLAQGVI from the coding sequence GTGAACGTTGATCAAACAGTCAAGGAATACTACGACCAGATTCTGCAGCGAAACGCGGGCGAGCCTGAGTTTCATCAGGCTGTCGCAGAAGTGCTTCAAAGTTTGAAGTATGTCCTCCACAAGGACAGCACATACGGGGAGTACGGCCTCATCGAGCGCATGTGTGAGCCCGAGCGCCAGATCATCTTCCGTGTGCCGTGGATCGATGACCAAGGAAACGTCCGCGTTAACCGCGGTTTCCGCGTGCAGTTCAACTCTGTACTGGGCCCATACAAGGGTGGTCTGCGTTTCCATCCCAGCGTGAACCTTGGCATCATCAAGTTTCTGGGTTTCGAGCAAATCTTCAAGAACTCACTAACAGGCCTGCCCATCGGCGGCGGCAAGGGTGGCTCCGACTTCGACCCCAAAGGTAAGTCGGACCGGGAAATTATGGCGTTCTGCCAATCCTTCATGACCGAGTTGCAGCGACACATTGGCGACAAGGTGGACGTCCCGGCTGGCGATATCGGCGTTGGCTCTCGGGAGATCGGCTTCCTGTTCGGGCAATACCGACGCATCAACGGTCGTCACGAAAACGGTGTCCTTACGGGCAAGGGCCTCAACTGGGGTGGCTCCCTCGTGCGTACCGAGGCCACAGGCTACGGTTGCGTTTACTTCACCCAGGAGATGATGGCTGCCCGTGGCAAGCGACTGGATGGCGCTCGCGTGATCGTTTCCGGTTCCGGCAACGTGGCCATCTACGCCATTGAAAAAGCCCAGGAACTGGGTGCCACGGTCGTGGCGTTCTCGGATTCCTCGGGATATGTTTACTGCCCTGAGGGGGTGGACGTGGACTTGCTGCGCGAGGTCAAGGAAGTTCAGCGTGGCCGCGTATCGGATTACGCGAACGCCATCGACCACGCAGAGTTCCGCGAAAACGGCAACATCTGGGAAGTGGAGGCCGAGGTGGCCCTCCCATGTGCCACCCAGAACGAACTGGACGGTGAATCCGCCAAGATGCTCGCCGACAACGGTTGCATGTTCGTCGCCGAGGGCGCCAACATGCCTTGCACTCCAGAGGCTATTGAAGTCTTCCGTAAACGCAAGATGAGCTTCGCCCCAGGTAAAGCCGCCAACGCCGGTGGCGTGGCCACGTCTGCACTGGAAATGCAGCAGAATGCATCCCGCGATTCTTGGAGCTTTGAGTACACCGACAAGCGTCTGCGCAACATCATGCGCAACATCTTCAAAGTCACAGCCGAGACCGCAGAAGAGTTCGACCAGCCAGGTAACTACGTGGCGGGCGCGAACATCGCCGGTTTCCGCAAGGTAGCGGATGCGATGCTGGCTCAGGGCGTGATCTAA
- a CDS encoding HNH endonuclease signature motif containing protein, whose translation MTAPTADNRSSDQPDQPAQPDQPGQLSQPHLPGQSILPSETTAATSSPEEKWGEPPAELEPILTRLLPPWRAPDASWRIDDPNDPVSLAAKSVNSLNVFMAYLTQPQWNDRIQDHASRIGARTGMTEWKAEQVAMVGLILPRFPRLSEIAMDGLLNFQLVHRLCEQLEAADTSKDELIDHAMVRLLQPTVRNQAMRTVTWVNNTVTQLLQFLDPIAVPMPEDSANADSDNDGINPDDVPPMDEDTYHDGVSSFSYDNRDPNYTTFTLTVDAITGVELLKAINNAATTNNTTQGQAFLGLLRGQTTASITLNLYKNTFGLPLDDVFGEGHWLTTAASAAWLDRITHLAGAGTSDNNGYQPSARTAAMVAGRDGHCRFPGCTIPAHRCQIDHVHRYDHTNPTTSGPTSTDNLHLLCAKHHRLKTAGNWDVTLHPDGTETWTSHGDGHTITTTSDGPLGRETFQHKATRRVAVVRSYNEERLERERIRRQESERHEDPPF comes from the coding sequence ATGACCGCACCGACGGCAGACAACAGATCTAGCGACCAACCGGACCAGCCAGCCCAACCTGACCAGCCAGGCCAACTTAGCCAGCCACATTTGCCCGGCCAATCAATTCTGCCCAGCGAGACCACAGCTGCAACCTCAAGCCCAGAGGAGAAATGGGGCGAGCCTCCAGCCGAGTTGGAACCGATCCTGACCAGGTTGTTGCCTCCATGGCGCGCGCCCGATGCATCATGGCGAATTGATGATCCGAACGATCCAGTGAGTTTGGCAGCGAAGTCGGTGAATTCTTTGAACGTGTTCATGGCGTACTTGACTCAGCCACAGTGGAACGATCGCATTCAGGATCACGCCAGCCGTATTGGTGCCCGCACTGGTATGACGGAGTGGAAGGCCGAACAAGTCGCGATGGTCGGGTTGATCTTGCCACGTTTTCCTCGGTTGTCTGAGATTGCAATGGATGGCCTACTGAACTTTCAGTTGGTGCACCGACTGTGTGAGCAGCTTGAAGCCGCTGATACTTCCAAGGATGAATTGATCGATCACGCCATGGTTCGGCTGCTACAACCAACAGTGCGCAACCAAGCCATGCGAACTGTCACATGGGTCAATAACACGGTCACCCAATTACTACAGTTCCTTGACCCAATTGCTGTACCGATGCCGGAGGATAGCGCTAATGCTGACAGTGATAACGACGGCATCAACCCCGATGACGTCCCACCCATGGATGAGGATACCTACCACGATGGTGTGAGCTCCTTTAGCTACGACAACCGCGACCCGAACTACACCACCTTCACTCTCACCGTCGATGCCATCACCGGCGTCGAACTACTCAAAGCCATCAACAACGCCGCCACCACCAATAACACCACCCAAGGCCAAGCCTTCCTCGGGCTGCTACGCGGCCAGACCACCGCATCGATCACACTCAACCTCTACAAAAACACCTTCGGCCTGCCACTGGACGACGTCTTCGGCGAAGGTCACTGGCTCACCACCGCCGCCTCCGCTGCCTGGCTCGACCGCATCACCCACCTCGCCGGCGCCGGCACCAGCGACAACAACGGCTACCAACCATCCGCTCGCACCGCTGCCATGGTCGCCGGACGAGACGGGCACTGCCGATTCCCCGGCTGCACCATCCCCGCCCACCGATGCCAAATCGACCACGTCCACCGCTACGACCACACCAACCCCACCACGTCGGGGCCGACGTCCACCGACAATTTGCATCTGCTGTGCGCTAAGCACCACCGGTTGAAAACCGCCGGAAACTGGGATGTAACCCTCCACCCCGACGGCACAGAAACCTGGACCAGCCACGGAGACGGCCACACCATCACCACCACCAGCGACGGCCCCCTCGGCCGCGAAACATTCCAACACAAAGCCACACGAAGGGTGGCGGTGGTGAGGAGCTACAACGAGGAAAGACTAGAACGGGAACGGATAAGAAGGCAGGAGAGCGAACGGCACGAAGACCCACCCTTCTAG
- the rpsP gene encoding 30S ribosomal protein S16 — translation MAVKIKLQRMGKIRTPEYRVVVADARTRRSGKVIENLGIYQPAYEPSVIRIDSERAQYWLGVGAQPTEPVLALLKVTGDWQKFKGIEGAEGTLKAQPEKKSKLDLFNEALAEAADGPTAEAITEKKRKAKEEAEAKAAEEAKAAEEAAAKEAEAAESSDSAEAAESSEEAEASAE, via the coding sequence ATGGCCGTAAAGATCAAGCTACAGCGTATGGGTAAGATCCGTACCCCTGAGTACCGTGTTGTTGTTGCCGACGCCCGTACCCGTCGATCCGGCAAGGTTATCGAGAATCTTGGCATCTACCAGCCAGCTTACGAACCATCTGTCATCCGCATCGATTCTGAGCGTGCACAGTACTGGTTGGGTGTTGGTGCTCAGCCAACCGAGCCAGTTCTCGCTCTGCTGAAGGTGACCGGCGACTGGCAGAAGTTCAAGGGCATCGAGGGCGCCGAGGGTACCCTGAAGGCTCAGCCAGAGAAGAAGTCCAAGCTGGATCTGTTCAACGAGGCTCTGGCCGAGGCCGCTGACGGCCCAACCGCTGAGGCTATCACTGAGAAGAAGCGCAAGGCTAAGGAAGAGGCCGAGGCTAAGGCTGCTGAAGAGGCCAAGGCTGCTGAGGAAGCTGCTGCTAAGGAGGCTGAGGCTGCTGAGTCTTCCGATTCCGCAGAGGCTGCTGAGTCTTCCGAGGAGGCCGAGGCTTCCGCAGAGTAA
- a CDS encoding protein adenylyltransferase SelO family protein, with product MQHFPTTPFPTALPELSQPWRSASFPDATLAIANDDPWALVAERDWDFAGGMEGWATAYSGHQFGHFNPVLGDGRALLLGETADGREVQLKGSGPTPFSRGGDGLGTLGSMVREFVVSEVMHAAGIPTTRIAAVFRTGEEIARNGRREPGGIAVRVATSHIRVGTFQFARLLDEHRGEHAVLPALAQYTLQRIVGAPGGRDAEILRHAVQTQAALVAKWMRVGFVHGVMNTDNMSLAGETIDYGPCAFVDTFDPTAKFSSIDTAGRYAFGQQPSIAMWNLARLAEALCGTSLDVEVDEANAIVQTFPDLYHDALTQEFGGPLPPDGVDLRRWWRENAAERSTEDAPCNPPRIPRNYEIENAVEAATHGDVNVAAELVASVKEKATDDQKWQDPGPPEEGTGPYVTYCGT from the coding sequence ATGCAACACTTCCCTACCACGCCTTTCCCCACCGCATTACCGGAACTCTCACAGCCATGGCGTTCCGCTTCTTTTCCCGACGCCACCCTGGCCATCGCCAACGACGACCCGTGGGCCCTAGTCGCTGAGCGCGATTGGGACTTCGCAGGCGGAATGGAGGGGTGGGCCACCGCCTACTCGGGCCACCAATTTGGGCACTTCAATCCCGTCCTCGGCGACGGGCGCGCGCTACTTCTTGGGGAAACCGCTGATGGGCGCGAGGTGCAATTGAAGGGTTCGGGCCCCACTCCCTTCTCGCGTGGCGGTGACGGGTTAGGCACCCTGGGGTCCATGGTGCGCGAATTCGTCGTCAGCGAGGTCATGCACGCCGCCGGCATTCCGACCACCCGCATCGCCGCCGTGTTCCGCACAGGAGAGGAGATTGCCCGTAACGGACGACGCGAACCGGGTGGCATTGCGGTGCGGGTGGCGACGTCCCACATCCGCGTAGGAACATTTCAATTCGCCCGACTGCTGGACGAGCACCGGGGCGAGCATGCGGTTCTGCCCGCACTGGCCCAGTACACCCTTCAGCGAATCGTGGGCGCCCCCGGCGGGCGCGACGCGGAAATTCTGCGCCACGCAGTACAGACGCAAGCCGCTCTGGTAGCCAAATGGATGCGGGTGGGGTTCGTCCACGGAGTGATGAACACCGACAACATGTCGTTAGCCGGTGAAACCATCGACTACGGCCCCTGCGCATTCGTGGATACCTTCGACCCCACCGCCAAGTTCAGCAGCATCGATACCGCCGGGAGATATGCCTTCGGTCAGCAGCCCTCCATCGCGATGTGGAACCTGGCGCGGTTGGCCGAAGCGCTGTGCGGAACCAGCTTGGACGTGGAAGTGGATGAAGCTAACGCAATCGTGCAGACTTTCCCGGATCTCTACCACGACGCACTCACTCAGGAATTCGGCGGACCCTTGCCACCAGACGGCGTGGATCTGCGCCGTTGGTGGAGGGAAAACGCAGCAGAGCGCAGTACCGAGGACGCACCATGTAACCCGCCCCGGATCCCGCGGAACTACGAGATTGAAAACGCGGTCGAGGCTGCCACTCATGGCGATGTGAACGTGGCTGCGGAGCTTGTGGCGTCGGTAAAAGAAAAAGCGACAGACGACCAAAAGTGGCAAGACCCCGGCCCGCCGGAAGAAGGAACGGGGCCGTATGTCACCTACTGCGGGACCTGA
- the ffh gene encoding signal recognition particle protein produces MFESLSDRLTGALKGLRGKGRLTEEDINATAREIRLALLEADVSLPVVRGFINRIKERARGAAVSEALNPAQQVIKIVNEELQNILGGETRRLNLAKHPPTIIMLAGLQGAGKTTLAGKLSKHLAKQGHTPMLVACDLQRPGAVQQLQIVGERAGVPVFAPNPGTSLDSHDHEMGTSHGDPIEVAQRGVEEAYRTHHDIVIIDTAGRLGIDEVLMKQARDIRDAVEPDEVLFVIDAMIGQDAVTTAEAFRDGVDFTGVVLTKLDGDARGGAALSIREVTGKPILYASTGEKLEDFDIFHPDRMANRILGMGDVLTLIEQAEQVMDQEKAMTSAERMASGELTLEDFLEQMMMIRKMGPLGSILKMLPGGSQMSQMADMVDEKQLDRIQAIIRGMTPAERNDPKILNASRRKRIANGSGVTVAEVNQLVDRFFDAKKMMGQMAGQFGMGGRSATKKVKNHRKGKKGKKGKPRNNRRPGMGGMPGMPGMPGMPGMGGGMPSMAELEKMQEQLPPGFENIDLSKMKFPKGK; encoded by the coding sequence GTGTTTGAGTCGCTTTCTGATCGCCTTACTGGTGCTCTCAAAGGTCTGCGCGGTAAGGGCCGCCTGACCGAAGAGGACATCAACGCTACCGCTCGCGAGATCCGTCTTGCGTTATTGGAAGCCGACGTCTCCCTCCCGGTCGTGCGCGGGTTCATCAACCGCATCAAGGAGCGCGCCCGCGGCGCAGCTGTGTCGGAGGCGCTCAACCCGGCGCAGCAGGTTATCAAGATCGTCAACGAGGAGCTGCAGAACATCCTCGGTGGTGAGACCCGCCGGCTGAACCTCGCCAAGCATCCTCCGACGATCATCATGCTCGCCGGCCTGCAGGGTGCGGGTAAGACAACCTTGGCCGGAAAGCTTTCCAAGCACTTGGCCAAGCAAGGGCATACCCCTATGCTCGTGGCCTGTGACCTGCAGCGCCCTGGCGCGGTGCAGCAGCTGCAGATCGTCGGTGAGCGCGCAGGCGTGCCGGTGTTTGCGCCAAACCCGGGTACTAGCCTCGATTCCCACGATCATGAAATGGGCACCAGTCATGGTGATCCCATTGAAGTCGCGCAGCGGGGTGTGGAAGAGGCCTATCGTACTCATCACGATATTGTCATCATCGATACCGCGGGCCGCTTGGGCATCGACGAGGTCCTGATGAAGCAGGCCCGCGACATCCGCGATGCTGTCGAACCGGACGAAGTGCTCTTCGTTATCGATGCCATGATCGGCCAGGATGCCGTCACCACAGCCGAAGCGTTCCGCGACGGCGTGGATTTCACGGGTGTTGTCCTCACCAAGCTCGACGGCGATGCCCGCGGTGGTGCGGCGCTGTCCATCCGTGAGGTCACGGGCAAGCCTATCCTGTACGCCTCTACGGGCGAGAAGCTGGAAGATTTCGACATCTTCCATCCCGACCGTATGGCCAACCGCATCCTCGGCATGGGCGATGTGCTCACCTTGATTGAGCAAGCCGAGCAGGTCATGGACCAGGAAAAGGCCATGACGTCTGCCGAGCGTATGGCCTCGGGTGAACTGACTCTCGAGGATTTCCTCGAGCAGATGATGATGATCCGCAAGATGGGGCCCTTGGGGAGTATTCTCAAGATGTTGCCCGGTGGTTCGCAAATGTCCCAGATGGCGGACATGGTCGATGAAAAGCAGCTTGATCGTATCCAGGCCATCATCCGGGGTATGACCCCCGCCGAGCGCAATGACCCCAAAATCCTTAATGCCTCGCGACGCAAGCGTATCGCCAACGGTTCGGGCGTCACTGTCGCCGAGGTCAACCAGCTGGTGGACCGTTTCTTTGACGCGAAGAAGATGATGGGCCAGATGGCCGGGCAGTTCGGCATGGGCGGGCGCTCGGCCACCAAGAAGGTCAAGAATCACCGCAAGGGTAAAAAGGGCAAGAAGGGCAAACCACGCAACAACCGGCGTCCAGGAATGGGCGGGATGCCCGGGATGCCAGGAATGCCCGGGATGCCAGGGATGGGTGGAGGAATGCCCTCCATGGCAGAGCTTGAAAAGATGCAGGAGCAGCTACCACCGGGCTTCGAGAACATCGATTTGTCCAAGATGAAGTTCCCCAAGGGCAAGTAA